The sequence below is a genomic window from Mycobacterium sp. ITM-2016-00316.
CTTTCGTCATTAAAGGGCGCCGGGAATGTCACTGCGGTGTCCATACCAGAAAGGCACCACCGTGAACCTGGCGCAGACCGCCACCGCACCCGCCACCTCGGACCGGCGGATACGCAGTTTCAGCGAGATCCCCAGCCCCCATGACGTGCTCTCCGAGTTCCCGCTGGGCGCCCGCCGCGCCGAACGTGTCGCCCGTGACCGCGACGAGATCGCCGACATCCTGGCCGGGCGCGACGATCGCCTGCTCGTCGTCGTGGGTCCCTGCTCGGTGCACGACCCGGAGGCGGCGCTCGATTACGCCAGCCGGCTGGTCAAGCTCGCGGACGAACTCGGTGACCGATTGAAGATCGTGATGCGGGTGTACTTCGAGAAGCCGCGCACCACCATCGGCTGGAAGGGCCTGATCAACGATCCCGGCATGGACAACACCTTCGATGTGACCCGGGGACTGCGCACCGCACGGCAACTGCTGCTCGACATCATCGATATCGGTTTGCCGGTCGGGTGTGAATTCCTGGAACCCACCAGCCCGCAGTACATCGCGGACGCGGTCGCATGGGGTGCCATCGGCGCCCGGACCACTGAATCCCAGGTGCATCGCCAGCTGGCGTCGGGATTGTCGATGCCGGTCGGGTTCAAGAACGGCACCGACGGCAACATCCAGGTTGCCGTCGACGGCGTGAAAGCCGCTGCGGCTCAGCATGTCTTCTTCGGCATGGACGATATGGGCCGCGGTGCGCTGGTGAACACCGAGGGCAACGAGGACTGCCACGTCATCCTGCGTGGCGGCACCGGGGGCCCCAACTACGACGCCGGCGCGGTGCGCGACACTGCGGCCAAGCTGACCGCGGCCGGACTGCCCGGCCGGGTCGTGATCGACTGCAGCCACGCCAATTCCGGCAAGGACCACATCCGGCAGGCCGGGGTGGCCGCCGAGGTGGCCCAGCTGGTGCGTGACGGCGTGCCGGTCAGCGGTGTGATGTTGGAGAGCTTCCTGGTCGCCGGCGCCCAGGCGCCCGAGGCGCGTCCGCTGACCTACGGCCAATCGGTGACCGACAAGTGCATGGACTGGGCGGCAACCGATCTGGTGTTGCGGGAGCTCGCCGCGCGCTGAGGCGCGCTACTCTACGTACGGGGAAAGGGGTGCGCGGTGCTGGCGGTGCTGGAGGCCTTCGCCGTCATCGCCATCATCATTGTCGTCGGCGCCGTCGTGGGCCGCCGCAACGTTCTCGGCGACAACGCGCGGATGGTCCTCAACCGGGTCGCCTTCCACGTCGGGGTGCCCGCGCTCGTACTGCTGTCCCTATCGGACTCCGATCCCGCGCAGGTGTTTTCGTGGCCGCTGCTGGTCTCGGCCGTCACCACACTCATCGTGTTCGCCGGCTACTTCGTCATCGCGGTGACGTTGCGGCGCAGCGACCGGGTCGACGCCACCATCGGCGCGTGGGCCGCATCGTGGGTCAACGCCGGCAATCTCGGTATCCCGCTGAGTGCGTACGTGCTGGGCAGCATCACCGAGGTGTCGGCGCTGATCGTGTTCCAGACGGTGGTGCTGGTGCCGCTCGGCGTGGCCATCATCAACTCCGGCGGGCGCGACGGTGGGTCGGTGGCGGCTCAGATCAAGGGCCTGGTGACCAATCCGATCATCGTCGCCAGTGCCATCGGCACCGTCCTGGGGATCACCGGGACCACCCTGCCCAGGGCCATTCACCAACCGCTGGAACTGCTGGCCGACCTTGCGATACCCACCGTGCTGCTGGCCTTCGGTATCGCCCTGGTCACCCAGACCGGCGGCACGGGCAAGGAGAGCCGGGTCGATCTCTGGCTGGCCGTGGTGTTCAAGGTCCTGCTCATGCCGGCGCTGGCCTATGTGCTCGCCCGCTGGGCGTTCGGGCTCTCGCCGGAACAGACCGCGATCGCCACCGTGTTGGCGGCGTTGCCCGCCGCGCAGAACCTCAACACCT
It includes:
- a CDS encoding 3-deoxy-7-phosphoheptulonate synthase: MNLAQTATAPATSDRRIRSFSEIPSPHDVLSEFPLGARRAERVARDRDEIADILAGRDDRLLVVVGPCSVHDPEAALDYASRLVKLADELGDRLKIVMRVYFEKPRTTIGWKGLINDPGMDNTFDVTRGLRTARQLLLDIIDIGLPVGCEFLEPTSPQYIADAVAWGAIGARTTESQVHRQLASGLSMPVGFKNGTDGNIQVAVDGVKAAAAQHVFFGMDDMGRGALVNTEGNEDCHVILRGGTGGPNYDAGAVRDTAAKLTAAGLPGRVVIDCSHANSGKDHIRQAGVAAEVAQLVRDGVPVSGVMLESFLVAGAQAPEARPLTYGQSVTDKCMDWAATDLVLRELAAR
- a CDS encoding AEC family transporter, translated to MLAVLEAFAVIAIIIVVGAVVGRRNVLGDNARMVLNRVAFHVGVPALVLLSLSDSDPAQVFSWPLLVSAVTTLIVFAGYFVIAVTLRRSDRVDATIGAWAASWVNAGNLGIPLSAYVLGSITEVSALIVFQTVVLVPLGVAIINSGGRDGGSVAAQIKGLVTNPIIVASAIGTVLGITGTTLPRAIHQPLELLADLAIPTVLLAFGIALVTQTGGTGKESRVDLWLAVVFKVLLMPALAYVLARWAFGLSPEQTAIATVLAALPAAQNLNTYASVFERGEKLARDATLITTLASVPVIAGIAYLLGL